GTCATGGGGCTCTCTTCTTCTTCTTCTTCCTCTTCTTCGTCTTCTTCCTCGTCCTCTTCTTCCGTGTCATCTATCGTATCGTCGGTAACGGCCGGAAGCAGGGACGGGTCATCAATGCCTTCGCTTGAGGATTCCTCAAAAGGGAAGGGGGGCGGAGGGTGAGGAACAGAGTCAGAAACTGCCGGGGCGGCATCGGCCGCCCCGGCATCGGGAGTATCAGAATCGGAAAGGGCAGGCATATCACCCTGCTTGTCACCAGATGCAGGAGCATCGGGTACTACGTCAGATGCAGGGGCATCGGGTACTACGTCAGATGCCATAGCATCGGCTGCATTCTCAGCGTCATCACCTGCAGATTTCGGCACGACAGCCTCTTCGGCTCCATTCTTTGCCGCTGCGTCTTCGGCAGCATCGTCATTCCGGGGCTTGTTATCGGCGTCACTCATGCCTTTTCCCCGGCTACAACAGTGCTTTCGGAAGAAGATGTGACAACTTCCACGACTTCAGGGTCCGGAGGAACAGCCAGATCACCCGCAGGCTGCCCGGCAGCCTTGGCCTTCTTTTCACCCGGCTTTTCAGCCGTTTTGGTGGCAGACTTGGCCTTGGTTTTCTTCTTCTTCGGCTTTACCTCTTCCTCTGCATCATCTTCATCGCCGTAGAGTCGCTTGGCAGCGGCTTTCTTGCGTTTCTCGTGTTCTTCCATGTCGATTTCAGTGTTTATGGTCCGCTGAAAATCGGTGGATACGCGGCGGAATTCCGCCATGCCCTTGCCCAGAGTGCGGGCAATTTTAGGCAGACTCTTTGGCCCGAGAACGATCAGGGCCACAACAAGAATAACAAGTATTTCAGTAGTTCCGATGCCGAACATGCCTTTCTTGCCTGAGTTTTGTTAGATTATTCCCACTCAATGGTGCTCGGGGGCTTGGAAGAGATGTCGTACACTACGCGGTTAACGCCCTTTACTTCATTGATGATGCGGCTGGAAATGCGCTCCAGAATTTCGGAGGGCATGCGAACCCAGTCCGCAGTCATGGCGTCAACGCTGTCAACAATACGCAATGCAATGACATGCTCATAGGTACGGTCGTCGCCCATGACCCCGACGGTCTTGAGCGGCAGCAGTACGGCAAATCCCTGCCACACTTTGCGATACCATCCGGAGGCCGTCAACTCGTTCTGCACGATTTTGTCAGCTTTACGCAGAATTTCCAGACGTTCGTCGGTGATTTCACCGATAACGCGGATGGCAAGCCCGGGACCGGGGAAGGGATGACGCCATACAATGGAGTCGGGCATGCCCAGTTCCATGGCCACCTTGCGTACTTCGTCCTTGAAGAGTTCACGCAGAGGTTCGATGAGCTTGAGCTTCATCGTTTCCGGCAGGCCGCCCACGTTGTGGTGGCTCTTGATAACGGCAGAGGGGCCCTTGTGAGAAATGGATTCGATAACGTCGGGGTACAGGGTGCCCTGTGCCAGGTAGGAAACGTTGTCGATGCGGTGGGCTTCTTCATCAAATACTTCGATGAATTCGTAGCCGATGATCTTCCGCTTCTTCTCGGGATCTTCCACTCCGGCGAGCTTGGAGAGGAAACGTTCGCTGGCGTCCACGACCGTGAGGTTCAGGTCGAAGTGCTCACGCAGGTAGCTGGAAACTTCTTCCACTTCCTGTGCGCGCATCAGGCCGTTGTCCACGAAGATGCAGTGCAGGCGGTGGCCGATGGCCTTGTTGAGCAGCACGGCAACCACGGTGGAGTCGATGCCGCCGGAAAGGCCGCATACCACGTTGCCATCGGGGCCAACTGCTTCACGCACCTGCTGGATGACGCTGTCGATGAAGCCGGACATGGTCCAGTCGGCCTTGATCTTGGCAATCTTGAACAGGAAGTTGTTGATGAGCTGGGTTCCATCTTCGGAGTGGTGCACTTCGGGATGGAACTGCAGTGCGTAGATTTTTTTGGCTTCGTTCGCCATGGCAGCGATATCCAGAGTCTGGGTGCGGCCGATGACTTCAAAGCCGTCGGGCAGGCTCTTCACCTTGTCGCCGTGAGACATCCACACGCGGGAGGGGGAAGAAAGGTCCAGCCCTTCGAAGAGGGGGGTCTCCTTCAGCATGGTGAAGTCGGCAGGACCGTATTCGCGGGTCTCGGAGCTGCCCAGCGAACCGTTCAGGTTGTGTGCCAGAAGCTGCATGCCGTAGCATATGCCCAGTACCGGAACACCGAGTTCCAGCAGCCCCATGTCGAGGGTGGGGGCATCCTTGTCACCTACGCTGGAAGGTCCGCCGGAAAGGATGACGGCGGAAGGCTGCATGGCCTTTACTTCTTCTGCGGTGACAATGCAGGGGTGGATTTCCGAGTATACGCCGGCTTCACGCACGCGGCGTGCGATGAGCTGTGTGAACTGGGAACCGTAGTCAACTATGATGACTTTGCTTATGGAATCCATGTTGTTCCTCTATGGTACGGTTCTGCGAACCTAGTTTTCCATTTTATAGTTGGGAGCTTCCTTGGTGATGATGACGTCATGGACGTGGGATTCGCGCAGACCGGCTGCGGAAATCTGGACCATGCGTGCCTTGTGGGAAAGGTCGGCGATGGTTGTCGCACCCACATAGCCCATGCCTGAACGCAGGCCACCGATGAGCTGGTGAACGGTGTCGGTGACAGGTCCCTTGTAGGGAACACGGCCCACGATGCCTTCGGGAACGAGCTTCTTGCTCTTTTCCTGGAAGTAGCGGTCGGAGCTGCCTGCCTTCATGGCGTCGATGGAACCCATGCCGCGGTAGTTCTTGTAGCGGCGGCCCTGATAGAGCACGGTTTCACCGGGAGATTCGTCAGTGCCTGCGAACATGGAACCCATCATGACGGAATGCGCCCCTACGGCAATGGCCTTGACCACGTCGCCGGAGTACTTGATGCCGCCGTCGGCGATGATGCATCTGTCCATTTCCCGTGCTGCCTTGTAGGCTTCCTGAACGGCGGTAACCTGCGGAACGCCCACACCTGCAACGATGCGGGTGGTGCAGATGGAGCCGGGTCCGATGCCGACCTTCACGGTGTCTGCGCCGGATTTGAAGAGCGCCATGGCACCTTCATACGTGGCGATGTTGCCTGCAATGATCTGCGCGTTGGGGAAGCTGCTGCGGATCATGGCCACAGAGTCCAGAATGTTTCTGGAATGACCGTGGGCCGAGTCAAGCACCAGTGCGTCGGCACCGGCCTTGAGCAGCGCTTCGGCGCGCATTTCGCAATCCTTGCCTACACCAAGCGCAGCAGCAACGCGCAGGCGGCCGCTTTCGTCCTTGGCGGAGTGGGGATACTTCACCACCTTGTCGATGTCCTTCATGGTGATGATGCCCTTGAGGGTGCGGTCCTTGTCGACCACCAGCAGTTTTTCAATGCGGTGTTCGTGGAGGTGGCGCTTGGCTTCTTCAAGGGTGGTGCCCACGGGAACGGTGACGAGATTTTTGCTGGTCATGACCTCAGATACCTTTGTGGTATCGGGGGCTTCGACAAAGCGTACGTCGCGGTTGGTAAGTATGCCCACAAGTTCCTTGCCGCGCAGTACGGGCAGGCCGGAAACCTTGTATACGGACATGACTTCCAGAGCCTGGGTAATGGTCAGTTCAGGCACAATGGTGACAGGGTCGATGATCATGCCGGATTCGGACTTCTTGACCTTCTGCACTTCAAGGCACTGCTGTTCCAGCGGCATGTTTTTGTGAACAACCCCTATGCCGCCGTTGCGCGCCATAGCGATGGCCATTTCGGACTCCGTAACGGTGTCCATGGCTGCGGAAATGAGGGGAATGTTCAGGGGAATAGAGTTGGTAAGCTTGGTGCTGACGTCTACCATGTCCGGAGTGGTCTCGGAGTAACCGGGAAGAAGCAGGACGTCGTCAAACGTCAAAGCCTTGCCTATGATTTCGCTCATCGTGTGGGTCTCCCAAAGGTTGTTGTGGCTATCATTTCAAGGCCCGAACGAGGTTGGCTCGTTGTAAGGTCTCTTTCGCTGGCACAGTACCGGCCGCCTTGCCACGCCTTTGCCGGTGGTCTTGCGTGTATGGACAGTGCAACCTGCCCCGGCATCGGGTGCGTATGGAAAAAGCTCTTCCTGACGGCTTCTATAAAGCTGTGTTCCGTTTTTACAAAAATGTTAAAGTATAATTTACCATGATACGTTGTCGCAGGGGCGAATGTCAATACTGGGTGTCGCTTCGTATGTGTAACGGGGCGGCAGAAGAGCCGCTGATGAGGAGTAATGGCGGAGTATGTATCATGGTGCATTCTTGGCAGCATTCGCTAAGTTATGTCACAATCAGAAAAGGGGCAATACGGTTTGGCTGTTCGTTGCGGCAGTACGTTGTTATTGCCATGGAAAATCATGCAGTTCCGGTTGGGCCCTTGATGACTGTTTTC
This region of Desulfovibrio subterraneus genomic DNA includes:
- the tatB gene encoding Sec-independent protein translocase protein TatB — encoded protein: MFGIGTTEILVILVVALIVLGPKSLPKIARTLGKGMAEFRRVSTDFQRTINTEIDMEEHEKRKKAAAKRLYGDEDDAEEEVKPKKKKTKAKSATKTAEKPGEKKAKAAGQPAGDLAVPPDPEVVEVVTSSSESTVVAGEKA
- the guaA gene encoding glutamine-hydrolyzing GMP synthase; translated protein: MDSISKVIIVDYGSQFTQLIARRVREAGVYSEIHPCIVTAEEVKAMQPSAVILSGGPSSVGDKDAPTLDMGLLELGVPVLGICYGMQLLAHNLNGSLGSSETREYGPADFTMLKETPLFEGLDLSSPSRVWMSHGDKVKSLPDGFEVIGRTQTLDIAAMANEAKKIYALQFHPEVHHSEDGTQLINNFLFKIAKIKADWTMSGFIDSVIQQVREAVGPDGNVVCGLSGGIDSTVVAVLLNKAIGHRLHCIFVDNGLMRAQEVEEVSSYLREHFDLNLTVVDASERFLSKLAGVEDPEKKRKIIGYEFIEVFDEEAHRIDNVSYLAQGTLYPDVIESISHKGPSAVIKSHHNVGGLPETMKLKLIEPLRELFKDEVRKVAMELGMPDSIVWRHPFPGPGLAIRVIGEITDERLEILRKADKIVQNELTASGWYRKVWQGFAVLLPLKTVGVMGDDRTYEHVIALRIVDSVDAMTADWVRMPSEILERISSRIINEVKGVNRVVYDISSKPPSTIEWE
- the guaB gene encoding IMP dehydrogenase, with the protein product MSEIIGKALTFDDVLLLPGYSETTPDMVDVSTKLTNSIPLNIPLISAAMDTVTESEMAIAMARNGGIGVVHKNMPLEQQCLEVQKVKKSESGMIIDPVTIVPELTITQALEVMSVYKVSGLPVLRGKELVGILTNRDVRFVEAPDTTKVSEVMTSKNLVTVPVGTTLEEAKRHLHEHRIEKLLVVDKDRTLKGIITMKDIDKVVKYPHSAKDESGRLRVAAALGVGKDCEMRAEALLKAGADALVLDSAHGHSRNILDSVAMIRSSFPNAQIIAGNIATYEGAMALFKSGADTVKVGIGPGSICTTRIVAGVGVPQVTAVQEAYKAAREMDRCIIADGGIKYSGDVVKAIAVGAHSVMMGSMFAGTDESPGETVLYQGRRYKNYRGMGSIDAMKAGSSDRYFQEKSKKLVPEGIVGRVPYKGPVTDTVHQLIGGLRSGMGYVGATTIADLSHKARMVQISAAGLRESHVHDVIITKEAPNYKMEN